GCCGGCCGGTCGCCTTATCCTCCTCCTGCGCCCAGCGGATAAAACGTTTGAGCCCTTCTTCGAAGGAATTGAAATTGCCCTCGTTGATAGAGTAGATTTTACCCTTTTTTGGGATCTGGATATTTGGATGGGAAAGGATGAATTCGCCAATTGAGGGATCCAGCGTAAAGCCATTGACGCCGTCGCCGGTGGTATAAACCAGCATGGTGGACGAACCATAGACGATATAGCCGGCCGCCACCTGCTGGCTACCCGGCTGTAGCGCAGCTTCCAGCGTGGGCGTGTCGTACTCATCGGGCAATCGGTAGATACTGAAGATGGTTCCAACCGACACGTTCACGTCCACGTTCGAAGAGCCATCAAGCGGGTCGAGCAGTACAATGTAACGGCCATCGCCTTCGCCATTGGCACTGAGCGGAATGGCCTCGGCATGCTCTTCGGAGCCAATCAGACAGCACTCACCGCCCCGCTTGAGCGCACGTACAAATTCCTCGTGCGCCATGGCATCAAGCTTCTGCTGCACTTCGCCGTGAATGTTGACCTTTCCGGTCGTTCCAAAAATGTCTACCAGTCCGGCCCGGCGAATATCTCGGTTGACAATCTTGGCAGCCACACTGATGTCTCGAAGCAACCGCGAGAAGGCACCCGTCGAGTGCGGAAATCGGCTCTGCTGATCTATGATGAATTGTTCCAGTGTAATGAACTCGTCCACCACCTTGCGGCCACGTACATGTAGCGTCTCCATAGCAAATCACAGGTTTTTTTCCAGAAGCGCTTTCAATTCACTTTCAAAAGATACG
This Rhodothermus sp. DNA region includes the following protein-coding sequences:
- the fbp gene encoding class 1 fructose-bisphosphatase, translated to METLHVRGRKVVDEFITLEQFIIDQQSRFPHSTGAFSRLLRDISVAAKIVNRDIRRAGLVDIFGTTGKVNIHGEVQQKLDAMAHEEFVRALKRGGECCLIGSEEHAEAIPLSANGEGDGRYIVLLDPLDGSSNVDVNVSVGTIFSIYRLPDEYDTPTLEAALQPGSQQVAAGYIVYGSSTMLVYTTGDGVNGFTLDPSIGEFILSHPNIQIPKKGKIYSINEGNFNSFEEGLKRFIRWAQEEDKATGRPFSTRYIGSFVSDFHRNLLKGGIYMYPATRKNPEGKLRLMYEANPMAFIVEQAGGRASDGHRRILDIVPEKLHQRTPLFIGSEELVRTVEAFLQGER